One stretch of Bacteroidota bacterium DNA includes these proteins:
- the deoD gene encoding purine-nucleoside phosphorylase gives MSIHIHAAKTDVAPTVLLPGDPLRAKFIAENYLENPVCYNQVRAMYGYTGTYKGKKVSVQGTGMGIPSVAIYTHELICDYGVHNLIRVGSCGTIQPKIGLRDVILAMAASTDSNFNMQRFRNMDYAPTASFALLRKAWDYAVTHNIKVTVGNVLTSDIFYYEDGQSDPFNIWRDYGVLVVEMETTALYTIAARHGVNALSILTVSDNIAIGEKSTTTERETAFREMIEIALEIAE, from the coding sequence ATGAGTATACACATACACGCTGCGAAAACAGATGTTGCACCCACTGTCCTGCTGCCCGGCGATCCGCTGCGGGCTAAGTTCATAGCCGAAAATTATCTTGAAAATCCTGTTTGTTATAACCAGGTCCGCGCCATGTACGGTTATACTGGAACATATAAAGGGAAAAAAGTGTCGGTGCAGGGCACAGGCATGGGCATCCCATCGGTGGCCATCTATACCCATGAGCTCATCTGCGATTATGGTGTGCATAACCTGATACGCGTGGGTTCCTGTGGTACTATACAGCCTAAAATTGGTCTCAGGGATGTCATCCTGGCCATGGCGGCGTCCACCGACTCCAACTTCAACATGCAGCGCTTCCGCAACATGGATTATGCCCCAACAGCCAGCTTCGCCCTTCTTAGAAAAGCATGGGATTATGCCGTTACGCATAATATAAAAGTCACTGTCGGGAATGTACTGACATCCGACATCTTTTATTATGAAGACGGACAGTCGGATCCTTTTAACATATGGCGAGACTACGGCGTGCTGGTGGTGGAAATGGAAACCACCGCACTCTACACCATCGCCGCCCGCCACGGCGTGAATGCCCTTTCTATTCTGACCGTCAGCGACAATATTGCTATTGGAGAAAAGTCAACCACAACGGAAAGGGAAACAGCTTTCAGGGAAATGATTGAAATTGCGCTGGAAATAGCGGAATGA
- a CDS encoding ORF6N domain-containing protein yields MAEKNTLIVPEEVIMNKIYLIRGQKVMLDRDLSGLYNVETRVLNQAVRRNQKRFPADFMFVLTSGEMKNWISQIVISNREKMGLRKPPSAFTEQGVAMLSSVLNSDRAIQVNIQIIRVFTKMRGWLETQKEILRKLEELQSKDVEQDQKIQLIFEYLRQLDQAKQDEADYKSQHQIGFRRQDKE; encoded by the coding sequence ATGGCTGAAAAAAACACGCTAATAGTTCCTGAGGAAGTCATCATGAACAAGATTTATCTCATACGGGGACAGAAAGTGATGCTTGACAGGGATCTGTCAGGATTATATAATGTTGAAACTAGGGTACTTAATCAAGCTGTCAGAAGAAATCAAAAGCGCTTTCCGGCAGATTTTATGTTTGTTTTGACATCCGGGGAGATGAAAAATTGGATATCACAAATTGTGATATCCAATCGCGAGAAGATGGGATTACGAAAGCCTCCGTCAGCCTTTACGGAGCAAGGAGTAGCCATGTTATCAAGTGTTTTGAACAGCGATCGCGCCATTCAGGTAAACATCCAGATTATCCGTGTCTTTACTAAAATGCGTGGATGGCTTGAAACACAAAAAGAGATACTTAGAAAGCTCGAGGAATTGCAGAGTAAAGATGTTGAACAGGATCAGAAGATACAGTTGATCTTCGAGTACCTTCGGCAGCTTGACCAGGCAAAGCAGGATGAGGCTGATTATAAAAGCCAACACCAGATCGGGTTCAGAAGACAGGACAAGGAGTAA
- a CDS encoding long-chain fatty acid--CoA ligase: protein MEVTRIFDLLPHYKEKFTPKDDTLAGKEDGKWMKYTIGDYIDFADSLSYAFLSLDVEKGDRIATISNNRPEWNFLDMGILQMGAIHVPIYPTISEADYKYILNHAEVKYVFISGKEILRKIEHILPDIPSLKGVYAFRKTTDLKHWSELVELGRQNQQPGKLEEIKKSITPDDVATLIYTSGTTGQPKGVLLSHNNLISNFKAVYHIFPVDEFCKALSYLPLCHVYERLVNYTCHYKGTSIYYAENFGTIVDNIKDIRPHIVTTVPRLLEKIYDTIIARGLKLKGLKRMIFFWAVHLGLQFEPDSANGWYYEMRLKLANKLVFSKWREALGGRFRVIVSGGAALQPRLARIYTAAGIPVLEGYGLTETSPAITVNDLVKGGRKFGTVGPVIKDVQVRIADDGEILCKGPNVMIGYYKEPGMTREAVDQEGWFHTGDLGVIEDGKFLKITGRKKEIFKTSFGKYISPQPIENKFKESPFIDSLVVIGENQKFAAALIVPDFEHLKSWCRIKGIDYTTNEDIIKLPVIKKRYQVEVEKFNSFFGATEHIKKFELLDHEWSVESGDLTANLKLKRELICEKYKDIIARIFNISDDL, encoded by the coding sequence ATGGAAGTAACCAGGATTTTTGATTTGTTACCCCATTATAAAGAGAAATTCACCCCTAAAGATGATACGCTGGCAGGCAAAGAAGATGGAAAATGGATGAAATATACGATCGGTGATTATATCGATTTTGCAGATAGCCTCAGTTATGCTTTCCTGTCTCTTGACGTGGAAAAGGGTGACCGGATAGCCACCATCAGCAACAATAGACCGGAGTGGAATTTCCTTGATATGGGCATATTGCAGATGGGAGCCATTCATGTGCCTATTTATCCCACCATCAGCGAAGCGGATTATAAATATATACTGAATCATGCCGAAGTCAAATACGTGTTCATTTCAGGCAAGGAAATACTCCGTAAGATCGAGCATATCCTGCCTGACATTCCTTCTTTAAAAGGCGTCTACGCTTTCAGGAAGACTACGGACTTGAAACACTGGAGTGAACTGGTCGAACTGGGCAGGCAAAACCAGCAGCCTGGCAAGCTGGAGGAAATTAAAAAGAGCATCACCCCTGATGATGTGGCCACGTTGATCTATACATCCGGCACCACAGGCCAGCCCAAGGGTGTTTTACTCTCACATAATAATCTGATCAGCAATTTTAAAGCGGTATATCACATTTTTCCCGTTGATGAATTCTGTAAAGCACTCAGTTACCTGCCATTGTGTCATGTTTATGAAAGGCTGGTCAATTATACCTGCCATTATAAGGGGACATCAATTTATTATGCTGAAAACTTCGGTACCATCGTCGATAACATCAAAGACATCAGGCCGCACATTGTCACAACTGTTCCGCGCCTTCTGGAAAAGATTTATGATACCATTATTGCCAGGGGATTGAAATTAAAAGGATTGAAGCGGATGATTTTCTTCTGGGCTGTTCACCTTGGATTACAGTTTGAACCGGATAGTGCTAATGGATGGTACTATGAGATGCGTTTAAAACTGGCTAACAAACTTGTTTTCAGCAAATGGAGGGAAGCCCTTGGCGGCAGGTTCAGGGTCATCGTATCGGGAGGTGCTGCCTTGCAACCACGCCTGGCACGTATATACACTGCTGCCGGAATACCCGTTCTGGAGGGATATGGCCTGACGGAAACGTCACCGGCCATCACTGTAAATGATCTGGTAAAAGGTGGCCGTAAGTTCGGAACAGTGGGACCTGTGATCAAAGATGTACAGGTCAGAATTGCCGATGATGGAGAGATCCTTTGTAAAGGCCCGAATGTGATGATTGGGTATTATAAGGAACCGGGAATGACACGTGAAGCTGTCGATCAGGAAGGTTGGTTTCATACCGGAGACTTGGGAGTTATTGAGGATGGGAAATTTCTTAAGATTACCGGAAGGAAAAAAGAAATTTTCAAAACATCTTTTGGGAAATACATCAGCCCACAACCGATAGAAAATAAATTCAAGGAATCACCATTCATCGACAGCCTGGTGGTCATCGGTGAAAATCAGAAGTTTGCTGCTGCCCTCATCGTTCCCGATTTCGAACACCTGAAGTCATGGTGCAGGATTAAAGGCATCGATTATACCACAAACGAAGACATCATCAAGCTGCCTGTGATAAAAAAACGATACCAGGTAGAGGTTGAAAAATTCAACAGTTTTTTTGGCGCTACAGAGCATATAAAAAAATTTGAATTACTCGACCACGAATGGTCAGTCGAATCGGGCGA
- a CDS encoding cysteate synthase yields MERTEYHLQSLVSGRLFEDTGWILDAPGEEKPSLLRAVFKKKQLYIRDASFGLFKFADWLPVRNILKDSSAPVTYKSQGLAKQLGLHNLFITFSGYWPEKGVFMKTCSFKETEAYSVCARLEPHNGEVLVVASAGNTARAFARVCSDNHIPLLLCVPEDNLDALWFDEPLNDDVKLFVTCAGGDYFDAIHLSNLACNHQRCIPEGGAKNIARRDGMGTTVLSAVTTIGRIPDYYFQAVGSGTGAIAAWEANLRLIEDGRFGEKKMKLMVSQNIPFKPMHDAWKAGSRDILPMDDAIARDCIREIDAKVLSNRKPPYTLVGGLFDALTDTDGDVIIATNAEARAAASLFEQTEGIDIHPAAAIATASLIKAIEENQVGKDAVIMLNITGGGEKRFRLNKKFNYLKPSVVFDIHPDPEMVKRSIDDIF; encoded by the coding sequence ATGGAACGAACCGAATACCACCTGCAATCGCTTGTTTCCGGAAGACTATTCGAAGATACCGGTTGGATACTTGATGCTCCGGGAGAAGAAAAACCTTCACTGCTCAGGGCAGTCTTCAAGAAGAAACAGTTATACATCCGCGACGCTAGTTTTGGTCTCTTCAAGTTTGCTGACTGGCTTCCGGTAAGGAATATACTTAAAGATTCTTCTGCACCGGTGACATACAAAAGCCAAGGCCTCGCAAAGCAGCTTGGGCTGCATAACCTTTTCATCACCTTCAGCGGATACTGGCCGGAGAAAGGGGTCTTCATGAAGACCTGTTCATTTAAAGAAACCGAAGCCTATTCGGTGTGTGCCCGTCTGGAGCCGCACAACGGTGAGGTGCTCGTCGTGGCGTCGGCAGGTAACACAGCCAGAGCCTTTGCACGGGTGTGCTCCGACAATCACATTCCGCTGCTGCTCTGTGTACCTGAAGATAACCTCGATGCCCTGTGGTTCGATGAACCACTTAACGACGATGTGAAACTTTTTGTCACCTGTGCCGGAGGCGACTATTTCGATGCCATACACCTATCCAACCTGGCGTGCAATCATCAGCGGTGCATTCCCGAGGGGGGCGCCAAAAATATAGCGCGGCGTGATGGCATGGGCACTACGGTGCTGTCGGCAGTGACAACGATTGGACGCATACCGGATTACTATTTCCAGGCTGTAGGCAGCGGCACCGGCGCCATTGCAGCGTGGGAAGCCAACCTGCGGCTGATAGAAGACGGAAGGTTTGGTGAGAAAAAGATGAAGCTGATGGTGTCGCAGAACATTCCCTTCAAACCTATGCATGATGCCTGGAAAGCCGGCTCACGCGACATACTGCCGATGGATGATGCCATCGCCCGCGACTGCATCAGGGAAATTGACGCCAAGGTCCTGTCGAACCGCAAGCCACCCTATACGCTGGTAGGAGGGTTGTTTGATGCGCTTACCGACACCGATGGCGATGTGATCATTGCCACTAATGCCGAGGCACGCGCTGCCGCCAGCCTTTTTGAACAGACTGAAGGCATCGACATACACCCCGCAGCAGCCATTGCCACCGCCAGCCTCATCAAAGCCATAGAGGAAAATCAGGTCGGAAAGGATGCCGTCATTATGCTCAACATCACCGGCGGAGGAGAGAAACGTTTCAGGCTGAATAAAAAGTTCAATTATCTAAAGCCATCAGTGGTCTTCGATATACATCCGGATCCGGAAATGGTGAAAAGAAGCATTGATGATATATTTTAA
- a CDS encoding prolipoprotein diacylglyceryl transferase — protein sequence METFTHLSESHGGLLFSLFYLAAFIVMISLMLIQGIRRKYPVTPWILIITFSVLFLVLGSKLFTYAPEQIKTFITGHPLTNNGCKTMLGAIAGGMAGAFLAKMLLRFRYPFIDMLAGTFPLAMAIQRMGCLFAGCCYGQPTTLPWGISYGVHSHAYHAQLMQGLIQPGDLTSLPVHPTQLYDILLCLSIAIIIYMARKRWTVPGNKFLFAILLYASGRFLNEFLRDPGSNLFYGEVVHGFKYVQWILLLAILLLTLAIVIRKMTWRSVPALVRYRESTVRNSFVFLLTISVIYLGRNWFSAAELIILVLVVLPAIVLMAWQWNRRMSVAGLRWIPAAACMVYFVFTGQKAEQKDPEKKSSYMTIGVDGMFGKFDYTVKTLVRDECGDYMADNYTRLHKYYAYGISYSYNLTQGKYRKDALVVRLHYGQEDEFVPHANKITHRLFGITPFYQFDSKWIGFGLGLNAGKLRYAEIAREDAVLEVNDTYINPLFNVRVGTNVFYAVYRYSDNAPSSSPFPRHKIGLGSGAGKTDGTTIEAGLSDINCHGFPKAVYFYMLVPVKNKYEIMSFVSIGQNEDNNRMNYQVAFGLHYQFNKK from the coding sequence ATGGAAACCTTTACACATCTTTCAGAATCCCATGGCGGTTTATTGTTCAGCCTTTTCTATCTGGCCGCCTTCATCGTGATGATTAGCCTCATGCTCATCCAGGGTATCAGGAGAAAGTACCCTGTTACTCCATGGATCCTCATTATTACGTTCAGCGTTTTGTTTTTGGTGTTAGGCAGTAAGTTGTTCACCTATGCTCCTGAACAGATAAAAACCTTTATCACAGGCCATCCGTTGACGAACAACGGATGTAAGACCATGCTAGGTGCCATAGCAGGGGGAATGGCAGGCGCATTCCTTGCCAAAATGCTGCTAAGGTTCCGCTATCCTTTCATCGATATGCTTGCCGGGACTTTTCCCCTGGCGATGGCCATTCAGCGTATGGGCTGCCTGTTTGCCGGCTGCTGTTATGGCCAGCCGACAACCCTTCCGTGGGGAATAAGCTATGGTGTCCATTCCCATGCCTATCATGCCCAGCTGATGCAGGGACTTATCCAGCCGGGAGACCTCACCTCGCTGCCGGTCCATCCTACACAGCTATATGATATCCTGCTCTGTCTCTCCATTGCCATTATCATTTACATGGCCCGGAAAAGATGGACCGTGCCGGGAAATAAATTCCTCTTTGCCATCCTTCTCTATGCTTCCGGCCGCTTTCTCAATGAATTCCTGAGGGATCCCGGCTCCAACCTGTTTTACGGTGAGGTGGTCCACGGGTTCAAATATGTCCAGTGGATACTTCTGCTGGCCATCCTCCTGCTGACCCTGGCTATCGTCATACGTAAAATGACATGGCGGTCTGTACCGGCTCTGGTCCGGTACAGGGAAAGCACAGTCAGAAATTCGTTTGTATTCCTCCTGACCATCTCGGTTATCTATCTTGGAAGGAACTGGTTTAGCGCTGCAGAGTTAATAATTCTGGTACTTGTCGTTTTACCTGCAATCGTCCTCATGGCATGGCAATGGAACCGGCGTATGTCTGTGGCCGGTCTGCGATGGATTCCTGCTGCGGCCTGTATGGTTTATTTCGTATTCACAGGGCAGAAAGCGGAACAAAAAGATCCGGAAAAGAAATCCTCGTACATGACAATCGGAGTGGATGGTATGTTCGGAAAATTTGATTACACCGTTAAAACATTGGTTCGTGATGAATGTGGAGATTATATGGCTGATAATTATACACGTCTTCACAAGTATTATGCATATGGAATAAGTTATTCATACAATCTGACACAAGGAAAATACCGTAAGGACGCGCTGGTAGTCCGGTTGCATTACGGGCAGGAAGATGAATTTGTCCCCCATGCAAATAAGATCACGCACCGGCTTTTCGGTATCACACCGTTTTATCAGTTCGACAGCAAATGGATCGGATTCGGGCTGGGATTAAATGCAGGAAAGCTCCGGTACGCAGAAATTGCCCGTGAGGATGCTGTTCTTGAGGTAAATGACACGTATATAAATCCTTTGTTTAATGTCAGGGTTGGAACTAATGTTTTCTATGCCGTTTACAGGTATTCGGATAACGCACCATCGTCCTCGCCGTTTCCAAGGCATAAGATCGGTCTGGGATCAGGTGCTGGAAAAACCGACGGGACAACCATTGAAGCCGGTCTCTCGGATATTAATTGCCACGGATTTCCTAAAGCCGTTTATTTCTATATGTTGGTGCCTGTCAAGAATAAATATGAGATCATGTCATTTGTTTCTATTGGGCAAAATGAAGACAATAACCGGATGAATTACCAGGTTGCGTTTGGGTTGCATTACCAGTTCAATAAAAAATAA
- a CDS encoding cation diffusion facilitator family transporter, which produces MRNREQQIIRTSWIGITGNAILSLSKIILGLLSGSLAVVGDGIDSASDIITSWITLFTARIISRPPDHKYAYGYAKAETIATIVLAFIIFFAGAQLCISTIGIIIRGETGTMPTMLAIYVTIASIAGKLFLSIVHFRVGRKINSAMLIANGRNMQNDVIISSGVLIGLTFTFILKLPVVDKITALFISFWIMRVGFRIFMHTNTELMDGVKDPEIYHKVFEAVQEVENAHHPHKVRIRQMGNLYLISIDIEVDETASVKEAHAIAKKVEESIKNKIVDVYDVVVHVEPSGNEEDEAFGVSGKTLGR; this is translated from the coding sequence ATGCGTAATCGCGAGCAACAGATCATCCGCACATCGTGGATAGGGATAACAGGTAATGCTATTCTGTCCCTGTCGAAGATCATCCTGGGATTGCTGTCGGGTAGCTTGGCTGTTGTAGGCGATGGCATTGACTCGGCCAGTGATATCATCACATCGTGGATTACCCTTTTCACTGCCCGCATCATCTCCCGCCCGCCGGACCATAAATATGCCTATGGCTATGCCAAGGCCGAAACCATCGCCACCATTGTCCTGGCCTTTATCATCTTCTTCGCCGGCGCCCAGCTGTGCATCTCCACCATCGGCATCATCATCAGGGGCGAAACAGGCACCATGCCTACGATGCTCGCCATATATGTCACTATCGCCTCCATTGCCGGCAAATTGTTCCTAAGCATCGTCCACTTCAGGGTGGGCCGGAAAATAAACAGCGCCATGCTCATCGCCAATGGCCGCAACATGCAGAATGATGTCATCATTTCATCCGGCGTGTTGATAGGGTTGACTTTTACCTTTATCCTGAAGCTTCCTGTTGTCGATAAAATCACTGCTCTTTTCATCAGTTTCTGGATCATGCGGGTTGGATTCCGCATATTCATGCACACCAACACCGAGCTGATGGATGGCGTGAAGGACCCGGAGATATATCATAAAGTTTTCGAAGCAGTTCAAGAGGTTGAAAATGCACATCATCCCCATAAGGTGCGTATACGGCAGATGGGGAATCTCTATCTTATCTCTATCGACATTGAAGTGGATGAGACGGCGAGTGTGAAGGAAGCCCACGCTATTGCCAAAAAGGTGGAGGAAAGCATCAAAAATAAGATTGTGGATGTGTATGATGTGGTGGTTCATGTGGAACCTTCAGGCAATGAGGAGGATGAAGCGTTTGGCGTGTCTGGGAAAACGCTGGGGCGATAA
- the purL gene encoding phosphoribosylformylglycinamidine synthase, with protein sequence MILFFQGRNKIFAVGTREIISQNDLQKLSWLFDQVTRLDMPEIGGYFIGPRKEMITPWSTNAVEITQNMGIIGIMRIEEFSPVASKEHPYDHMLQQLYAGLTQDLFTIHRLPDPILYIDDIGAYNHQEGLALSDEEVAYLEGLSHKLGRKLTDSEVFGFSQVNSEHCRHKIFNGTFILDGKTMPHSLFDLIKLTSKKHPNRLVSAYKDNCAFFRGPRIEQFAPATQDKADFFRVRDIDSVVSLKAETHNFPTTVEPFNGAATGSGGEIRDRIAGGKGGTAMAGTAVYITSYPRLEPTRSWEQYTEPRPWLYQTPEEILIKASNGASDFGNKFGQPLICGSLLTFEHFTALKKYGYDKVIMLAGGIGHARYEDHEKDAPGAGDKIIVMGGDNYRIGMGGGAVSSVATGEYGNQIELNAVQRSNPEMQKRVYNAIRALTESDHNPIVSIHDHGAGGHLNSLSELVEKTGGTIDLSKLPVGDPTLSAKEIIGNESQERMGLVLKSEDVDLLKHIAERERAPIYVAGEVTGDQKFVIEDKVTHQKPLDLKLDDMFGKPPKTIITDIDCNIPFDEVEYDPSCLEKYLEDVLQLEAVACKDWLTNKVDRSVTGKVAHQQTAGVVQLPVGNLGAVALDYQGEKGIATSLGHASVAGLVHAVSGARLSIAEALTNLVWAPVDDGLKGISLSANWMWPAKNAGEDKRLYDAVKAVSDFAIALGINIPTGKDSLSMTQKYPGGQVVIAPGTVIITAAGVVKDVRKIISPVLKDEPDSVMIYIDFSRDSYHLGGSSLAQVVNKPGRTAPTVADAGYFSRAFQAIQHLIDIEMIHAGHDISAGGLITTLLEMTFTSNHIGMDIDLTGIGEKDTIRLLFSENPGIIIQVSKDSSACDYLEKEGIEFHIIGKSVMNRRLAVIHGDRNYSFDIDSLRDIWFKTSYLFDRRQCGPELALKRYSNYKKQVLDFNFPAHFTGKASQYGIDLKRRSPSGIKAAIIREKGVNGDREMAWSLYMAGFDVKDIHMTDLVAGRETLKDIRFIVFVGGFSNSDVLGSSKGWAGAFLYNEKAKKALEDFYNRKDTLSLGICNGCQLMMELGLIHSNSAPKPRMLLNASGKFESAFLGVTIHENHSVMLGSLAGSRLGIWVAHGEGQFEFPQGEHLYNIPVKFTYPEYPGNPNGSMYAAAAICSDDGRHLAMMPHIERAMLPWQWAYYPGDRKKDEISPWTEAFVNAREWLKSKR encoded by the coding sequence ATGATTCTATTCTTTCAAGGCCGGAATAAAATTTTCGCCGTTGGTACCCGGGAAATCATATCACAAAATGACCTTCAAAAGCTAAGCTGGTTATTTGACCAGGTCACCCGGCTGGACATGCCGGAAATCGGCGGTTATTTTATTGGACCGCGGAAAGAGATGATCACCCCCTGGAGCACCAATGCTGTGGAGATCACACAGAACATGGGCATTATTGGGATTATGAGAATTGAGGAGTTTTCTCCTGTCGCTTCCAAAGAGCATCCTTACGACCACATGCTGCAGCAGCTTTATGCCGGCCTGACGCAGGATCTTTTCACCATTCACCGGTTGCCGGATCCCATTTTATATATTGATGATATTGGTGCCTATAACCACCAGGAGGGCCTGGCCCTCAGCGATGAGGAGGTTGCCTATCTGGAAGGGCTGAGCCATAAGCTGGGCAGGAAGCTCACCGACAGCGAAGTCTTCGGCTTTTCGCAGGTCAACTCGGAGCACTGCCGCCATAAGATATTCAACGGCACCTTCATCCTCGATGGGAAGACTATGCCGCATTCCCTTTTTGACCTCATCAAGCTCACGTCGAAGAAGCATCCCAACAGGCTGGTGTCGGCCTATAAGGACAACTGTGCCTTTTTCCGCGGGCCGCGCATTGAGCAATTTGCGCCGGCGACACAGGACAAAGCGGACTTTTTCAGGGTCAGGGACATCGATTCGGTGGTGTCGCTGAAAGCTGAAACACACAATTTTCCGACGACGGTAGAGCCCTTCAACGGGGCGGCAACAGGCAGCGGCGGCGAGATACGCGACAGGATTGCCGGCGGGAAAGGTGGCACAGCCATGGCCGGCACAGCAGTCTACATCACCTCATACCCGCGCCTGGAACCCACGCGGTCATGGGAACAGTATACGGAACCACGGCCATGGCTCTATCAGACTCCCGAGGAGATATTGATAAAAGCATCCAATGGCGCCAGCGATTTCGGCAATAAATTCGGCCAGCCTCTCATTTGTGGCAGCTTGCTGACCTTCGAACATTTTACCGCACTGAAGAAATATGGCTATGATAAGGTCATCATGCTGGCAGGCGGTATAGGACATGCCAGATATGAAGATCATGAAAAGGATGCGCCGGGTGCGGGCGATAAGATCATCGTGATGGGCGGTGACAACTACCGCATTGGCATGGGCGGCGGCGCCGTATCATCTGTTGCAACAGGCGAGTATGGCAACCAGATCGAGCTGAATGCCGTGCAGCGCTCTAATCCCGAGATGCAGAAGAGGGTATACAATGCAATCAGGGCTCTGACAGAATCGGACCACAACCCTATTGTGTCGATACATGACCATGGCGCCGGCGGTCACCTGAACTCCCTGTCGGAACTTGTCGAAAAAACAGGCGGCACGATAGATCTGTCTAAGTTGCCTGTCGGCGACCCTACGCTGTCGGCAAAAGAGATCATCGGCAATGAATCGCAGGAACGTATGGGCCTTGTCCTGAAAAGTGAAGATGTAGACCTATTGAAACATATAGCCGAACGGGAACGGGCGCCCATATATGTTGCCGGTGAGGTGACGGGTGATCAAAAATTTGTCATTGAGGACAAGGTGACACATCAGAAACCTCTGGATCTCAAGTTGGACGACATGTTCGGCAAGCCACCCAAAACTATCATCACGGATATCGATTGCAATATTCCTTTTGATGAAGTTGAATATGATCCTTCCTGTCTTGAGAAATACCTTGAAGATGTGTTACAGCTGGAAGCTGTGGCTTGCAAGGACTGGCTAACCAACAAGGTGGACCGGTCGGTCACGGGCAAGGTAGCCCATCAACAGACAGCGGGTGTGGTGCAACTGCCTGTCGGCAACCTCGGCGCGGTGGCGCTGGATTACCAGGGTGAAAAGGGTATTGCAACATCTCTTGGCCATGCATCTGTTGCCGGTCTCGTCCACGCTGTCAGTGGCGCCCGCCTCTCCATTGCCGAAGCTCTCACCAATCTGGTATGGGCGCCGGTGGACGATGGACTTAAAGGCATTTCGCTCAGCGCCAACTGGATGTGGCCGGCTAAAAATGCAGGCGAAGATAAACGCCTGTATGATGCCGTAAAAGCTGTCAGCGACTTCGCCATTGCACTGGGTATTAACATTCCCACAGGAAAGGACTCCCTGTCGATGACACAAAAATATCCGGGCGGACAGGTCGTCATTGCTCCGGGAACAGTGATCATCACTGCCGCCGGCGTGGTGAAAGATGTCAGAAAAATCATCAGCCCGGTATTAAAAGATGAGCCGGATTCGGTGATGATCTATATTGATTTTTCACGCGACAGTTACCATCTGGGTGGCAGCAGCCTGGCACAGGTAGTTAATAAGCCGGGCAGGACTGCGCCGACAGTGGCTGATGCCGGCTACTTTTCAAGGGCTTTCCAGGCTATACAACACCTCATTGATATAGAGATGATCCATGCGGGCCATGATATCTCAGCAGGAGGCCTGATCACTACCCTGCTCGAAATGACCTTTACCAGTAATCACATCGGAATGGATATTGACCTTACAGGGATCGGGGAAAAGGATACCATCAGGCTACTATTCAGTGAAAATCCTGGCATTATCATCCAGGTCAGTAAAGATTCCAGTGCCTGTGACTATCTGGAAAAAGAAGGCATAGAATTTCATATTATCGGTAAATCTGTTATGAATCGCCGTTTGGCTGTGATTCATGGCGACAGGAACTATTCATTTGATATCGACTCTCTGCGTGATATCTGGTTTAAGACATCATATCTGTTCGACCGCCGGCAATGCGGCCCTGAGCTGGCTCTGAAACGTTACAGCAACTATAAAAAGCAGGTGTTGGATTTTAACTTCCCAGCTCATTTTACCGGGAAGGCAAGCCAATACGGTATAGACCTGAAACGCAGGTCACCATCAGGCATCAAGGCTGCAATCATCCGCGAAAAGGGTGTCAATGGCGACCGCGAGATGGCCTGGTCGTTGTATATGGCCGGCTTTGACGTGAAAGATATCCACATGACCGACCTTGTCGCCGGCAGGGAAACCCTTAAGGATATCCGGTTCATTGTTTTTGTCGGGGGCTTTTCCAACTCCGATGTCCTGGGCTCGTCGAAGGGATGGGCCGGTGCATTCTTGTACAATGAAAAAGCGAAAAAAGCCCTGGAAGATTTTTACAACCGGAAAGATACGCTGAGTCTGGGCATCTGCAATGGCTGCCAGCTCATGATGGAACTTGGGCTGATCCATTCGAACAGTGCGCCAAAGCCTCGTATGCTATTGAATGCCTCCGGCAAGTTCGAGTCGGCATTTCTTGGTGTCACTATTCACGAAAATCATTCTGTCATGCTGGGTTCGCTGGCCGGCAGCCGCTTGGGTATCTGGGTGGCACACGGTGAAGGACAATTTGAATTCCCGCAAGGTGAGCACTTATATAATATTCCTGTCAAATTCACTTATCCTGAATATCCCGGCAATCCAAATGGCTCGATGTATGCAGCGGCGGCTATATGCTCTGATGACGGCAGACATCTGGCCATGATGCCGCATATCGAACGGGCCATGCTCCCCTGGCAATGGGCTTATTATCCCGGTGACAGGAAAAAGGATGAAATATCCCCCTGGACAGAAGCCTTTGTGAATGCCAGGGAATGGTTGAAATCAAAACGGTAA